One genomic window of Desulfobacterales bacterium includes the following:
- the cas7e gene encoding type I-E CRISPR-associated protein Cas7/Cse4/CasC, with the protein MDKNFINFHVLISHSPSCLNRDDMNMQKSAVFGGKRRVRISSQSLKRSIRKSPYYKTHLGETSIRSRNLLLLQNKFVEDLLCEFDEQTIQEAVTRFVTTKDVVDDNDEDQVEEAGTEENPKKKIAVAPWVKDEFKIICRIVKEIRDEGLTEEEEEKALVNFEKQKKPKNGNKKPLEHFREKFFSKKIDTKLKENLSALIIAIGSAKDVALSGRMATSGLMTTVDGAMSMAHSITTHTVDADIDWFTAVDDLQELGSGHLDTQEFSSGVFYRYASLNLGQLQENLGNAPREKALDIAAHLLHLMATIVPSAKQQSFAAHNLADLSMVSFSDIPVSLANAFEEPVKPDQPGGYLKPSINALHEYWQKIHSGYSLEERCGEFIVGDVPLPDSMKYFTKLDDLKKWVRNNGEG; encoded by the coding sequence ATGGATAAAAATTTCATCAATTTTCATGTATTGATCTCCCATAGCCCGTCATGTCTTAACCGCGATGACATGAATATGCAGAAGTCCGCTGTTTTTGGCGGCAAGCGGCGAGTTCGTATTTCCAGCCAAAGCCTGAAGCGGAGCATACGGAAAAGTCCATATTATAAAACCCATCTTGGCGAGACGAGTATTAGATCTCGTAATCTATTGTTATTACAAAATAAGTTTGTAGAAGATTTGCTGTGCGAATTTGATGAGCAGACTATTCAGGAAGCGGTAACTCGGTTTGTCACGACCAAAGATGTTGTAGATGATAATGATGAAGATCAAGTAGAAGAAGCTGGGACGGAAGAAAACCCCAAAAAGAAAATTGCTGTCGCGCCGTGGGTGAAAGATGAATTTAAAATAATCTGCCGAATTGTGAAAGAAATACGGGATGAGGGATTAACTGAAGAAGAGGAAGAAAAGGCCCTCGTAAATTTTGAGAAGCAGAAAAAACCGAAGAACGGAAACAAAAAACCTCTTGAGCATTTTCGTGAAAAATTTTTTTCCAAAAAAATTGATACAAAATTAAAGGAAAACCTATCGGCGTTAATTATTGCCATAGGATCTGCCAAAGATGTGGCTCTATCCGGTCGAATGGCAACCTCCGGTTTAATGACAACTGTTGATGGGGCTATGTCCATGGCTCATTCCATCACCACTCACACAGTTGATGCGGATATTGACTGGTTTACTGCGGTTGATGACTTACAGGAGTTAGGTTCCGGTCATCTGGATACTCAGGAATTTTCAAGCGGAGTCTTTTACCGGTATGCCAGTCTCAACCTTGGCCAGCTACAGGAGAATCTTGGGAATGCCCCGCGTGAAAAGGCACTTGACATAGCGGCGCATCTTCTCCATTTGATGGCAACAATTGTGCCTTCAGCCAAACAGCAGAGTTTTGCCGCTCATAATCTTGCGGATCTATCTATGGTCTCCTTTTCCGATATCCCGGTATCTTTGGCAAATGCTTTTGAAGAGCCGGTCAAGCCTGATCAACCGGGCGGATATCTTAAACCTTCGATTAACGCCCTCCATGAATATTGGCAAAAAATTCACTCGGGCTACAGTCTTGAAGAGCGTTGCGGTGAATTTATTGTTGGAGATGTGCCATTACCGGATAGCATGAAGTATTTCACAAAATTGGATGATCTGAAAAAATGGGTTCGCAATAACGGTGAGGGTTAA